TCTCTCATTCTTTCCGATCCTATTTTTTCTTCCTTATCACTATATATCTTAACTGCGATTTCATATACTGCTTCTATTAATTGTGCAGCATTAAGTTTTTCCATATCTGTTATATCTATACTTCCTTTTGGCATGAATAAATGATATAGATAATCTTTAAATCCATCTATGTTTATACTATTTTCTTGAGTATAAGTACTAGCTGCATCTTCTATTAAAGAGCGTACCATATGCTTTATTTGTTCTTCTAAATTTTCACCTTCTAGAACTCTTCTTCTTTCAGCATATATAGTCTCTCTTTGTTTATTCATAACATCATCATATTGAAGTACATGTTTTCTTATACCAAAGTTTCTACCTTCAACTTTCTTTTGAGCACCTTCTATAGACTTAGTTAACATTTTATGTTCTATCGGCATATCTTCTTCTAGACCTATTTTTTCTACTACAGAACTTATTCTATCACTTCCGAATAATCTCATAAGATCATCTTCTAGTGAAATGTAGAATGTAGAACTACCTGGGTCACCTTGACGACCAGCACGACCTCTTAACTGATTATCAATTCTTCTAGATTCATGTCTTTCAGTACCTATGATAGCTAAACCACCAGCTTTTATAACTTCTTCTTGCTCTTGATGAGTTTGCTCTTTAAACTTTTTGTATAAGTTTTCATATTCATCTCTAGCTGCAAATAATTCTTCATTGCCTTCTCTATCTATTCCTTCTAACGATGTATCTACTTTATTTATTACAGATTCATCGTATCCTAATCTTTTCATTTCTCTCTTTGTTAGGAAAGTAGGGTTACCACCTAATACTATATCGGTACCACGACCTGCCATATTAGTTGCTATAGTTACAGCACCTATTCTACCAGCTTGTGCTATTATTTCAGCTTCTTTATCATGGTGCTTAGCATTTAATACTTCATGCTTAACTCCTTTTTTCTTTAATAGCATAGATAATAATTCTGAATTTTCTATTGAAACCGTACCAACAAGCACTGGTTGCTTAACTGCATGTCTTTCAATTATATCGTCTACAACTGCATTAAACTTACCTCTTGTATTCTTGTAAACAACATCGGCTAAATCATTTCTTAAAATCTCTTTATTAGTAGGTATTTGAACTACGTCCATTTTATATATAGCCTTAAATTCATCTTCTTCTGTTTTAGCTGTACCTGTCATTCCTGATAACTTGTTATACATTCTAAAGTAATTTTGGAATGTTACTGTAGCTAATGTTTTAGACTCCCTTTGAATTCTTAGACCTTCCTTAGCTTCTATAGCTTGGTGTAATCCTTCAGAGTATCTTCTACCAAACATAAGTCTTCCTGTAAATTCATCAACTATAATTATTTCTCCATCTTTAGATACATAATCAACATCACGTTTCATTATTACATGAGCTTTTAATGCTTGACTTATATGATGATAAAGTTCTGTATTAGCTACATCTGTTAAGTTATCTACATTAAAGTAAACTTCTGCTTTTTGTATCCCCGATTCAGTTAAAGAAACTGATTTTTGTTTTTCATCAACCTCATAATTATCTGGCTTTAATGTTAGTACAAATGTATTAGCATCTGCATATAAATGTGTAGATTTATCCCCAGGTCCAGATATTATAAGTGGTGTTCTTGCCTCATCTACAAGAATTGAGTCAACCTCATCCACTATAGCATAGTTTAACTCTCTTTGAACCATTTGTTCCTTATGTATTACCATGTTATCTTTTAAGTAATCAAATCCATATTCATTGTTAGTTCCATATGTTATATCACATTGATATTGTTCTCTTCTAACTTGAGGATTTTGCCCATGAACTATTACCCCAACTGTCATTCCAAGGAATTCATATACTTTTGCCATTTGTTCCTTATCACGTTTTGCTAGATAATCATTTACTGTTACTACATGTACACCTTTCCCTGTAAGAGCATTTAAATATACTGGAGCAGTTGCAACTAATGTTTTACCTTCACCAGTTTTCATTTCAGCTATTCTACCTTGATGAAGAACAATACCACCTATAAGCTGTACTCTATAGTGTCTCATTCCTAATATTCTTTTAGATGCTTCTCTTACAACAGCAAAAGCTTCTGGTAATATATCATCTATCGTTTCTCCTGCACTTAATCTTTCTTTAAATATATTTGTCATATTTTGAAATTCTTTATCTGACATAGAATCAAACTTTGTCTCTAAAGAATCTATTTGATCAACTATCTTATTAAACTTTTTAAGTTCTTTTTTATCCGCCATGTTAAATAAATTATCTAAAAAACTCATATTCAGCATCTCTCCTCGCTCAATTATTATACTAATATTCATTTTACCAT
Above is a genomic segment from Romboutsia lituseburensis containing:
- the secA gene encoding preprotein translocase subunit SecA, whose protein sequence is MSFLDNLFNMADKKELKKFNKIVDQIDSLETKFDSMSDKEFQNMTNIFKERLSAGETIDDILPEAFAVVREASKRILGMRHYRVQLIGGIVLHQGRIAEMKTGEGKTLVATAPVYLNALTGKGVHVVTVNDYLAKRDKEQMAKVYEFLGMTVGVIVHGQNPQVRREQYQCDITYGTNNEYGFDYLKDNMVIHKEQMVQRELNYAIVDEVDSILVDEARTPLIISGPGDKSTHLYADANTFVLTLKPDNYEVDEKQKSVSLTESGIQKAEVYFNVDNLTDVANTELYHHISQALKAHVIMKRDVDYVSKDGEIIIVDEFTGRLMFGRRYSEGLHQAIEAKEGLRIQRESKTLATVTFQNYFRMYNKLSGMTGTAKTEEDEFKAIYKMDVVQIPTNKEILRNDLADVVYKNTRGKFNAVVDDIIERHAVKQPVLVGTVSIENSELLSMLLKKKGVKHEVLNAKHHDKEAEIIAQAGRIGAVTIATNMAGRGTDIVLGGNPTFLTKREMKRLGYDESVINKVDTSLEGIDREGNEELFAARDEYENLYKKFKEQTHQEQEEVIKAGGLAIIGTERHESRRIDNQLRGRAGRQGDPGSSTFYISLEDDLMRLFGSDRISSVVEKIGLEEDMPIEHKMLTKSIEGAQKKVEGRNFGIRKHVLQYDDVMNKQRETIYAERRRVLEGENLEEQIKHMVRSLIEDAASTYTQENSINIDGFKDYLYHLFMPKGSIDITDMEKLNAAQLIEAVYEIAVKIYSDKEEKIGSERMREVERVILLQAVDNHWIDHIDAMDQLRQGIGLRAIGQQDPVIAYTNEGFEMFNEMNTHIQEDTIRYLFNITIEEPVERKQVIDVDHLSSNITDEPGNKTVKKEESIGRNDDCPCGSGKKYKKCCGR